A single region of the Sorghum bicolor cultivar BTx623 chromosome 7, Sorghum_bicolor_NCBIv3, whole genome shotgun sequence genome encodes:
- the LOC8069902 gene encoding transmembrane 9 superfamily member 9 has protein sequence MAPSAWAVALAALCIVALAPPAAGFYLPGVAPNDFEKKDPLPVKVNKLTSIKTQLPYSYYSLPFCKPDTIVDSAENLGEVLRGDRIENSPYTFEMREPQMCQIVCKISVGEKEAKLLKEKIEDEYRVNMILDNLPLVVPIQRVDQEGAYFYQHGFHVGAKGKYSGSKDEKYFIHNHLSFTVKYHRDEQRDISRIVAFEVKPYSVKHEYEGQWNDKKTRLTTCDPHAQRIITSSESPQEVEVGKDIIFTYDVDFKESDIKWASRWDSYLLMTDDQIHWFSIVNSLMIVLFLSGMVAMIMLRTLYRDISKYNQLETQEEAQEETGWKLVHGDVFRPPSNSDWLCVYVGTGVQFFGMLLVTMVFAVLGFLSPSNRGGLMTAMLLLWVFMGLLAGYSSSRLYKLFKGSEWKNIALRTAFTFPGSVFAIFFFLNALIWGQKSSGAVPFTTMFALVLLWFGISVPLVFVGSFLGFKKPTIEDPVKTNKIPRQIPEQAWYMNPIFSILIGGILPFGAVFIELFFILTSIWLHQFYYIFGFLFLVFLILIVTCAEISIVLCYFQLCSEDYLWWWRSYLTSGSSALYLFLYATFYFFTKLEITKFVSAVLYFGYMLIASYAFFALTGTIGFYACFLFTRLIYSSVKIE, from the exons ATGGCGCCGTCGGCGTGGGCCGTAGCCCTCGCCGCACTCTGCATCGTCGCGCTCGCGCCACCGGCAGCAGGGTTCTACCTACCCGGCGTCGCGCCCAATGACTTCGAGAAG AAAGATCCACTTCCTGTGAAAGTCAACAAGCTGACCTCAATCAAGACACAACTTCCATACTCTTACTATTCTCTCCCATTCTGCAAGCCGGATACCATAGTTGACAGTGCGGAAAATCTCGGTGAAGTTCTTCGTGGAGATCGCATTGAAAACTCTCCCTATACG TTTGAAATGAGGGAGCCTCAGATGTGTCAAATAGTCTGCAAGATATCTGTTGGGGAGAAAGAAGCAAAGCTTCTCAAGGAGAAGATTGAAGATGAGTACCGTGTTAACAT GATTCTTGACAACCTACCTTTAGTTGTTCCTATTCAAAGAGTGGATCAAGAAGGTGCTTATTTCTATCAACATGGATTCCATGTTGGGGCCAAAGGAAAATATTCAGGG AGCAAGGATGAAAAATACTTCATCCACAACCATCTATCTTTTACGGTGAAATATCACAGGGATGAGCAAAGAGATATTTCCAGGATTGTGGCCTTTGAAGTGAAACCATACAG CGTTAAGCATGAATATGAAGGGCAATGGAATGATAAGAAGACCCGCCTGACAACGTGTGATCCTCATGCTCAACGTATTATTACCTCATCTGAGTCTCCTCAGGAGGTTGAAGTTGGCAAGGATATCATATTTACTTATGATGTGGATTTCAAG GAGAGTGACATCAAGTGGGCATCTCGGTGGGACAGCTATCTATTGATGACAGATGATCAGATCCACTGGTTCTCAATTGTGAATTCTCTCATGATTGTCCTCTTCCTTTCTGGAATGGTTGCGATGATCATGCTCCGTACCCTTTACCGGGATATCTCCAAGTATAACCAACTTGAGACTCAGGAAGAGGCCCAGGAGGAGACAGGATGGAAGCTTGTTCACGGTGATGTTTTCAGGCCTCCATCAAACTCAGACTGGCTCTGTGTTTATGTCGGCACCGGTGTCCAATTCTTTGGCATGCTGCTTGTCACTATGGTATTTGCGGTTCTTGGCTTCCTTTCTCCATCGAACAGGGGTGGACTGATGACAGCCATGCTCCTGCTCTGGGTGTTCATGGGGTTGCTTGCTGGCTACTCTTCTTCACGTCTTTACAAGTTGTTCAAGGGCTCAGAATGGAAGAACATTGCCTTGAGGACAGCCTTCACTTTCCCTGGCAGTGTGTTTGCtattttcttcttcttgaatgctCTTATCTGGGGGCAAAAGTCTTCAGGTGCTGTTCCATTCACCACAATGTTTGCCCTTGTCCTCCTTTGGTTCGGTATCTCAGTACCTTTGGTTTTTGTTGGAAGCTTCCTTGGCTTCAAGAAACCTACCATTGAAGATCCAGTGAAGACAAACAAGATACCAAGGCAGATCCCTGAGCAGGCCTGGTACATGAACCCAATCTTCTCGATTCTAATTGGAGGGATCCTTCCATTTGGTGCTGTGTTCATCGAACTCTTCTTTATCCTTACCTCCATCTGGCTGCACCAGTTCTACTACATCTTTGGGTTCCTCTTCCTTGTGTTCCTGATTCTCATCGTGACATGTGCTGAGATCTCGATTGTGCTATGTTACTTCCAGCTCTGCAGCGAGGATTACCTGTGGTGGTGGAGGTCATACCTGACATCTGGTTCCTCTGCACTCTACCTCTTCTTGTATGCAACCTTCTATTTCTTCACAAAGCTTGAGATCACCAAGTTTGTCTCAGCAGTTCTGTACTTTGGTTACATGCTCATTGCCTCATATGCCTTCTTTGCCTTGACCGGCACAATCGGATTCTATGCGTGCTTCCTGTTCACAAGGCTGATTTACTCATCGGTCAAGATCGAGTAA